Proteins co-encoded in one Accipiter gentilis chromosome 33, bAccGen1.1, whole genome shotgun sequence genomic window:
- the SCNN1G gene encoding amiloride-sensitive sodium channel subunit gamma — protein MAPPGPEGGRAAAGAMAPGKKITARIKRTLPVKGPQAPTLSELMRWYCLNTNTHGCRRIVVSRGRLRRFIWILLTLSAVGLILWQCAELLMNYYSASVSVTVQFQKLPFPAVTICNINPYKYSSMKDYLSELDKETKKALETFYGFSEGKSKVRRSVDEWNSTGSDFFKQIPLLKFEDFSKTATDLRSGQKRKIEGSVFHKDSSIVNSGDSNDIIGFQLCDANNSSECALYTFSSGVNAIQEWYKLHYMNIMAQIPLETKEKLSYSADDLLLTCFFDGLSCDKRHFTRFHHPLHGNCYTFNSGENGTILSTSTGGSEYGLQVVLYIDEADYNPFLVTSTGAKIIVHDQNEYPFIEDIGTEIETAAATSIGMHFTRSRKLSKPYSDCTETGADIPVENLYNKSYSLQICLHSCFQKAMVDSCGCAQYAQPLPAGAEYCNYKKNPNWMYCYYRLHEKFVKEQLGCQQICKDACSFKEWALTTSIAQWPSTVSEDWMLRVLSWDKGQKINKKLNKTDLANLMVFYKDLNERFISENPANTLVILLSNFGGQLGLWMSCSVVCVIEIVEVFFIDSLSIVMRRQWQKAKKWWNDRKRERLGKPPQADNLERQCHDNPVCIDEDLPTFNTALRLPLPQDNPLPRTPPPNYSTLRLETAFTEQLPDTLEVGQH, from the exons ATGGCCCCGCCGGGCCCGGAGGGCGGCCGAG CTGCCGCCGGCGCCATGGCCCCCGGGAAGAAGATCACGGCCCGGATCAAGAGGACGCTGCCGGTGAAGGGCCCGCAGGCGCCGACGCTGAGCGAGCTGATGCGGTGGTACTGCCTCAACACCAACACGCACGGCTGCCGGCGCATCGTGGTGTCCCGGGGCCGCCTGCGCAGGTTCATCTGGATCCTGCTGACCCTCAGCGCCGTCGGGCTGATCCTCTGGCAGTGCGCCGAGCTCCTCATGAACTACTACAGCGCCTCGGTCTCCGTCACCGTCCAGTTCCAGAAGCTGCCCTTCCCCGCCGTCACCATCTGCAACATCAACCCCTACAA GTACAGTTCCATGAAAGACTATTTATCTGAATTGgacaaagagacaaaaaaagctTTGGAGACTTTCTACGGATTTTCAGAGGGCAAGTCCAAGGTGCGCCGGTCGGTGGATGAGTGGAACAGCACAGGGAGCGACTTCTTCAAACAGATCCCTTTGCTGAAGTTTGAGGACTTCTCTAAGACAGCAACTGACCTTCGCAGTGGCCAAAAGAGGAAAATCGAGGGCAGTGTCTTTCACAAGGATTCGTCCATAGTGAACTCTGGGGACTCAAATGATATCATCGGCTTTCAACTG TGCGATGCAAACAACAGCAGTGAGTGTGCACTTTATACATTCAGTTCTGGTGTTAATGCTATCCAAGAATGGTACAAGCTGCATTACATGAACATCATGGCACAAATTCCCCTGGAGACTAAAGAAAAATTGAGTTATTCTGCTGATGACCTTCTGCTGACATGTTTCTTTGATGGTCTATCTTGTGACAAAAG GCACTTTACTCGATTCCATCATCCCCTGCATGGCAATTGCTATACCTTCAACAGTGGAGAAAATGGGACGATCCTGAGCACGTCCACTGGAGGCAGCGAGTACG GATTGCAGGTTGTTCTGTATATAGATGAAGCCGACTACAACCCCTTCCTGGTGACATCCACAGGAGCCAAGATCATTGTCCATGACCAAAACGAATATCCCTTCATTGAAGACATCGGCACAGAAATTGAGACTGCAGCAGCCACCTCCATAGGGATGCACTTT actCGGTCTCGCAAGCTGAGCAAACCCTACAGTGACTGTACGGAGACTGGTGCTGACATACCAGTAGAAAATCTCTATAACAAGAGCTACTCACTCCAG ATTTGCCTGCACTCCTGCTTTCAGAAGGCCATGGTGGACTCATGTGGCTGTGCCCAGTATGCACAGCCCTTACCTGCTGGAGCAGAATACTGCAACtacaagaaaaaccccaactgGA TGTACTGCTACTACAGACTGCATGAAAAGTTTGTGAAGGAGCAGCTAGGGTGCCAGCAAATCTGCAAGGACGCCTGCAG CTTCAAGGAGTGGGCACTCACCACCAGCATCGCCCAGTGGCCATCCACCGTGTCAGAG gACTGGATGCTTCGAGTTCTCTCTTGGGACAAAgggcaaaaaataaacaagaagctgaacaa GACGGACCTAGCAAACCTCATGGTGTTTTACAAAGACCTGAACGAGAGATTCATTTCGGAGAATCCTGCCAACACA CTCGTAATTCTGCTTTCCAACTTCGGAGGCCAGCTGGGCCTTTGGATGAGCTGCTCAGTCGTTTGCGTCATTGAGATCGTTGAGGTCTTCTTCATTGATTCGCTTTCCATTGTAATGCGTCGCCAATGGCAAAAGGCAAAGAAATGGTGGAATGACCGAAAAAGGGAACGGCTGGGGAAGCCGCCGCAGGCTGACAACCTGGAGAGGCAGTGTCACGATAACCCTGTCTGTATCGATGAGGACCTGCCCACTTTCAACACCGCCCTCCGCCTGCCGCTGCCCCAGGACAACCCCTTGCCCAGGACTCCCCCCCCCAATTACAGCACTTTGCGGCTAGAGACTGCGTTCACGGAGCAGCTGCCTGATACGCTAGAGGTTGGGCAACACTGA